The following DNA comes from Solanum stenotomum isolate F172 chromosome 11, ASM1918654v1, whole genome shotgun sequence.
CCATTGCTACTTCTAATGATCTGTTGGCTCGTTTGGCTATTGAACACTGTGTTCATGAGGTTCTCTCTTCATCTCTTACACCTGATAAAAGAAATCTGGATATTCATGAATgaagtaacaaaaaaatattttctttgtgaaGTCTCAAATGATTGAGCTTGAACCACACTTTATGTCTTACTTTTgtcaataattttgatgataaaatTCATAAGCCTCTAAAATAAGGGTTTATTCCAGAAAATTCCTTTGCACTATGGAACGCGTCCATTTTAATGTGAAACATTCATAATGTAAGAGCTGACTGTAACCTTGTAGTTTATACTCATGTGAAACAACAAAAGATTGAACAAACGGAAGAATTTAAGTCCCCTCATTCATGAGTTCTTTCAACTATTTATTGTCACTTTAATTTCGTTATGCTACTTAAATCTATAACATGATTATAGTCAGCAGTCTGCAAACTAGAGCTATCTGGTGCCACTTGTCATCATATTCATGATCATTACAGGCTGAATTTTAACAACCAGCTGCAATTTTGCATTGTGATATCATTATAACCTCAGTTATTTTGATCAAGTAAGTTATAGCTTCAGTAATTTGTTTATTCCAATTTCCGAATATAACGTTCACTGCTGACACTTCCTTGAGTAGTTTCTAGTTTTACATGATAACCGGGGTGTAATAAAGTGATTTCATGTGGTTAGACATAATAAGACATGTATGATGGATATCATAAGTCTTAAATATAAGCAAAACTTAAAAGTATTAAGAAAACTAAGAGCATTAGCTTCCAATAGATTCTTATAACTCTACAAGTTTCCCAGCAGAGGTATTGATCAAAGGCTTCTTTTATGCAGTTCATCATCATTCTACTTTTGTAGCATCACTTTCACTTTTTCTACACCTAGTTGATGACTTCACATTTCCTGATAATGTAGGCCAGAGGACTTGATGTGATTCCAACAACAATATCCCGTTTCCGCAATGGTGGTGATAGTCAAACAGCTGAGTTACTGGAGAATGTGGTGTATCCAGAAGAAATAACTCATTGCGCCGTGGGAGTCAAGTGGTTCAAGTATCTTTGCGTAAGATCAACAAATCCAAATCTGAGTGACCTTCCTTCAGAAGAAACTAGTGATGTAGACAATGAAGTGATTCAAAAGTTTCACTCCACTGTGAGGACATATTTCAGAGGGCCATTGAAGCCTCCTTTTAATGAGCAAGCAAGAAAAGCTGCTGGATTTGGTCCACAATGGTACGAACCACTTGCTGTTAAAGATTTCACAGTACTATGAAGGTCTATCGTTTCGCTGGTAAGAGGCAGCAGATacccgtggaattagtcgatGTGTGCACTAGCTTCCCCAGACGTTACGGTTTATTCCAAAAAATGGAAGCTTCTCTTCTATGGTTGTAGAATTTCTGATGTGTATAGAGGGGAATTTGGCACTGGTTATGGAATTGTCTCTAATTTTCATGATATAAAAGCATACATGTTACACTAGATTATTGGAAACTTGGCTAgcgtttgaccatagatttccaaatatttttggcGAATATTATTTGGGTaaaaatttggatgaaatttcaccatgtgtttggccataatatttgggaaaaatatttcacctttttaagaaatatgatttagacctataagttttaaaaactatcaaaactaaccatatgtgTGTATTACATAGCACGTGACTTTGTTACCCTATGCCGATTGTTCATCGTTTTCATCAATAACCATATCATCGCTTTCATGTTCACTAAacatttcatcactactttcaTGTTCATGTAAAGAATTATGTAAAACAACGCAAATAACTACTATAGAGGGTGTtcttgtaaaaaataaaagtttggtgtataatttaaattattaaaagtacccaaataatgagatttgatccaaatactagttttttctagtatttgggaatttgggttGTTTaccaaataatgacaaattatatggacaaacactatttgccaaatttcCCCCCAAATTTTACTTTGGAAATTCTATGGCCAAACGGCTTAGTGTTGAGAGGATTCTTCTAAATATAATCAACCGCAAGGGGTAACACATTACCACAATAACAACTATTTATATCCTTCTCATCATTGAGTTTTATATTTATCAGTTAATATCTATTGAGCAATAATTTTCTTTTGGTgattaacaaaagaaatttgGTTTAGCAGTTGCATGCAGTTACATGGTCTGTAAAAGTAAAGGAAAAACATTATATGAgcaaagagaggaaaaaatcaGCTCTTTATTTGGTAAAGAATATTGAGGCACCCCTATTGTACAACTTTACAGGGAGAACAGATGGACTATGATGTGTCATAAACTTAGCATCTCAGAAAATTTGGTAGTATCACTGGGATTGGAACTAGTCCAATTTTATGGACCTCAATCATTTTTATCCTCAAGAACAAAAATGACACCATTAATACAAGCTTGAGATCTGAAAGAGGCAAACTATTATCAGAAAAGAACTATGCCGCCTGCACAGGTTGTCCTGTAGGATATTTTGTTCCCAGACAGTTCATCTGTATTACAGTAGAAGCTTCTTGATGTCACTGAAGTTAGATGACAATGCTGAAACGAACGCACCTGCAAGATTGATTGAAGAAGTGTAAACATGTGAACTAGTAGCATAAAAGACAATCTCTACTTCTGTGTAAACTATACTAGTTTTAAAAGATCAGAAGTCTGAACTTACCTCCAACCTTCCCATCAAAGACACGATGATCAGCTGATAATGTCAAACTCATTTTGTTAACTACAGCTGGTTTCTCAATTCCTGAAAAGAAGGAAGCAAAATTCAACTAGTTAAAGCAACTACTATACATCTCGATCCTAAACTAGTCGGTGTGGTGTTGGCAATATTTCAACAAATTGAATAAGCAAAAAAATTATGCAAGGAGAAATTTCAGTCAGAACTATACCATCAGCATCAACCACCGGTTCGACAACTTGATTGCCCCTACCAACAGCAATTATACCAGCCTGAGGAAAGAGATTACAATGTTATGGATTTCAAGCTAGAGATTTATGAGCAGTGACAGGAATGACCTGTTCTGGAGACCTATTAGGTTATATAACTCACCGGTGACAGTTCAGTTATAAAATTTAATGCATCAACTGTAAAAGTTAAATAGTTAAGGAGAGGCTGACATAAACCGCTAATCTATTCAATCAAAGGGGAGGAATAGCAGATATCTTTCATGCAGGGGTGCTACCGGATGAGAGGGAAGAAAAGTATAATGACCTGAGGGGGGTTGATAATTGCACAAAACCGATCCACTGGAAACATGCCCAAGTTTGAAATGCTGCATAAAGAACACAGAAGATATAATTCCTGTCCAACAGAGCTGCTCTTTACAATGCCTAGAATCTAAAGTCGATTATTCACCTGAAAGTGCCTCCTTGGAATTCATTAGGTTTAAGCTTTCCAGCTCGTGCCTTTCCAGCAAGCTCCTTGATCTTTCATGCACAAGTAGATGATAATGAAAAGGTAAGAAACCACAATAAGCAGGGATATTAGACTCCTAAATAAGGACAGGTAATATGCAGTTTATACGTATTGCAGAAAATATTTCTTGTGCTAGCTTCTATGAACAAAATTGCAGTTCCCTTCAAAGCATCAAAATCCTATTGTTTATACATTAAACAGAATTTCAATATCCCCACTTAAAGGAAAATAGTGTGTCTAGCCTTTATCGTCCgagatattgaaaaaataaacagTTCAACCTATATCCCTTTTTACCTCTGCAGATATTGAGGATATGGATTTTTGATCAGCATTCCTGATAATTGGGGTCATCAAGCCCTGAAACTCAAGAAAATGGAATGAGAACAAGATTTGTACAAGATCCAACAAAACAGTAGTATGCCGCATACCTTTTCAGTGGCAACCGCAACAGATATATCGACAGAATCACAAAGCACCACCTCACCTTTTCCATCATCCCAGTAAGCTGTAATGGATTTAAAGAGAGTAGCTTTTCAGTGAACTAACATTTCACGGGAGAAAGCGTCTTTCATTAAGCTAGTCATCCGGAAGTAAACTAAAAGTCTACGTGGTGAAAGTCAATGAAGAATAAGCATAGATCAGGAATGAATTGATCTTAGTTACCGGAAAACCATATTTGAAGGATATAGCCATCAATTAAATACAATGAACTCTCCAGCCTTTTCAGCTATTCTTGCTTGTGGGGGTGGGTTATTACTTATAAGGGTATTGTGAAAAGAGAAGTGCTACAGGTTTCCGAAGAACAGTTCAGCAAAAATTACATACTCGCAATTGCTGGTCTAGATTGTATCATGATGTACAGGAAACAAATGAGGAAAAAGGTCACCTTACAATTTTACAGTATCCTAGACAAACACCAACAAATCAACGTTGCTATCAATAGTTACTATGAATGCCGGGAGAAGAACCAAAACTAGAATAGGTTTCATGGAAATAGTGGTCTCCATTAAAAGTTTGTTTGAATGAAGAGTTAGACTGCAAACAAAATCAACTCTTTCCACAATAAGTTGCAATATATACAGAAGCGAAGAGGATATAGAATTCTTTGGCCAGTTTGACTAAAAGTTTGTGATTCCACGACATAAAGGTCAATGGATagattttttttgagttatgggaaaaagagaaagaagaagtgTACACATATAGAAGCTATTAATCTGtaaatgcatttttttaaaaaaaaaattactggAGAACAACTGTAGTACGTAACCAGACAAGTCTTCTATTCCGTCCAGAAAGAGGTTTTGCAAAATGAGACGAGAGTTTCTCCTCTACAAAATGAGTATTTTTTCCGTGAAGAAAAGTTAGACAGTGAAGACTTAAGAGGCTTCACTCCAGACCAACAGAGATGGTACATGATTAGGATGAAGCCTAATGGGATTAAGTGTCTCACTGAGTGCTTCTTAGTAAAAGAGATTGAGGAGACCCACTAGACCTCTGGAAATAAGAGAGCTAACATGCTTCATTTATATAAATGGAAATACACAACTTTATAGCCTCATTTGTCAAATTAAATGTTCAATTCTGAACttacaaataagaaaaaaattgatacacCATGAGCATTTgagacacaacaacaacatacacagTGTAACTCTACAAAATgtggtctggggagggtaaagtATACGCAACCGTACCCCTACCTTAGTAGAGAAGTTGTTTTCggtagaccctcggctcaataAAAAAACAACAGATAGTAATGGAAGTAAAAGAATCAATACATAGTGACAAAAACAACAGATAGTAACAGAACAGTTCCACAACAAAATAATACGACAGTTGAAGAACAAAAACTACACAAGTAATCTACGACTACTAGTATGGACGAACAATgcctactaaccttctatccTAATACATGTCCTCCACAACCTCCTATCTAcggtcatgtcctcggtaagctGAAGCTACAATTTCCTGTCtgatcacctctccccaatactttttTGGTCTACCTCTCCCTCTCCTCGTACCCACTACatccaacctctcacacctacACCTCCTCACTGGGACATTTGCacatctcctcttcacatgcccaaaccatctTAGTCTCCCTTCTGTCATTTTGTCCACCACGGAGCTCACTACCACCTTGTCTCGGATACCCTCATTCCTAATTGTATCGCCCTTAGTATGCCCAAACCATGAGCATTTAAGGGAAACGGGAAAAATGACAAGTCAATTACCATCGATGCGACATTATTATGTTCACGACAATATCAATTCTTAATATTTACCTAAAACAGAACACAACAAATATACATTTGTAAAGGATTATATgatatctttttattatttttttgacaaagaaGGATTATATGATATCTAAGTGCATGTTACAACAAACACCATTCACATTAACTGGAAAAGCTATCTTTTGTCCCTCCTACATCTCCTTTCAGAGATCATATGATCTTTTCCTGACGTAAGAACTAAATGAAACTGACTGGGAAGTatcaaaattgagaaaaaagattATGGTCATTCCTCTAACAAAGCTAGAAAGCCTGCTTCCACATACTAAACAAATTCACAATTAGGCTTCATAGCTAACTATGCTTCGCTTCATCCTACATTTTAGTTGTTAATGTGAAATAAGTTAAGGAACTTCAATTAGCAAtgaaaatactaataaaatctCACCATTTGCTTCTGGTACATTTCTTAATGTTGCTGCAACCACTTTGATTACAATGTCATTCACAGAGACTTTAACATCATACTTTTCTGCACAGAATAAAGATGTGTCAGATCATTATGAAGGAATATCAGCACAAGCAACAATACAAATTAAACATCTTAATTCTATACCTTTAAGCTCCTTTCTGAAGGAGAGAAGGGAGTCCAATATAACATCTGTTAGGAGTAGATTGCTTAGATTCCAATAACTTAATTTGAAAAAGTTCCACATATTAGATATTAGGAATTACTACTCATAGCACTAAGAACTTGAGAATTGACAGAACCTGCGGACAAGTACAAGTGAGGAGTAGATTGCTTAGATTCCAATAACCTTGCTGCTATCACCTGCAAAATATAAGGATTGAGAGACACAGCAAATCAAGTATGAGATGTCATCAGTGCAAGTCTCCTATATGCATAAAAAACACAGGAAATGGGAGTGAAGAATACATTGATAGCACCTAAACTTAGTGAAAAATAAGAACAATGTAGAGCATAAGCCAAGTCGAAAGTGGATCACATAATAAGCAAAAACCACGATGAATACACTGCAAAAGAAGCACTATACCAGAAAAGaggaaaacaaaaaagacaAGCTAATACCCTACCTGGAGTCCTTATTTGAGCAGCTGATATCCTACTTGGGGTCCTTATTCGAACAGCTGATTTATTagcatatttttaattttaggcAATTTTTAAAggtgaaaataattattcatatttCAACTTCTCCTTGGGTGATTTACGAACTGAACCTTCTAAGTTGAAATTTCACAGATCAACTTGTTAGTCTTTGTTCAATGCTCATTCAAGAAAGGAAAACTCACTAGGTCTAGAAATGCAAAGAATGATTTTTAAGAGCACCGAAATTTTAACTTGGTTACTACTGCCACCTTAATAATTTTAGGCCGCCACAAAGTTTTTAAAAGGAAGGTGTAACACATGTTTATTTGGTAAACAAAACACAATTTCTTTAtcgaaacaaaataaaagtttcCCCAGAAAAAGTACAAAACCAACCTCACTTCCATATTAACAGACAAACTTACAAGTATTATCAGTTAAGACTCTCAAATTCCTTTAATAAGTTATCTTTCTCTTTAAATTTACACCTTTCATCTACAGTTGTCTgtccaaaatttatttttgaagtgtaaaatattgtttacttttttttctttctaaacctATAGACTTGTTATTAAGTCTAAAGCATGATATTTAGGAATTGTTACCATATTTCAACTAAGATAGATAGAACAAGTACTGTGAAGGTCTGGTTGTCAATTTTGCAACGTAAATAGTTGCAAATAAATTTTCTGTTTACTAAATCATCCAATCCAAAATTCCAAAGTCAATTGTTTTTAACGAGGTGATTACTAACCTTAAAAGAGTAGTTCATACAGGGGgtggtattttttttaataaaatgaactGTTCTGGTAATCAACTAGTCTTTATTAGAAGGTTGATCGAAGACCTCTTAATGAAGAGTAAGAATTGcgcaagaaaaaagaaaaaaagaagaaaggaaatagAAAGAATcaaaagtattactccctccatcccattttatgtgacacccTTTCCTTTTAAGTTCGTCCCtaacactctgtttggatcattgctactcattgtattgtattgtatcgttactatacctacaatgtttgttttgattgttacttaaaatatattgtattgtattgttaaatttcgttgttacgtaacaatgaaaacCCCTATTTTATGAAACAACCTATTTGGTGTGTTCCCActgttacttaatttcttttttcaattatatctttacataatatttcaaaatactattttaccctttaccttatattatttaattctagtcaaacctcctaccctagaataattaaggatattttagtaaatttataaattacaatacagtacgatacaatcaaaccaaacaattaaaatgttattaaacaacaacaaacaatacagtTTAGACAAACATCGTATCTACCATATAGTagagtacaatacaatacaatacaatacattattaaacaatgggtaacaatgatccaaacagagtgtaaGAGAATGTCACCTTACTGTANttaatttcttttttcaattatatctttacataatatttcaaaatactattttaccttttaccttatattatttaattctagtcaaacctcctaccctagaataattagggatattttagtaaatttataaattacaatatagtacgatacaatcaaaccaaacaattaaaatgttattaaacaacaacaaacaatacagtTTAGCCAAACATTGTATCTACCATATAGTagagtacaatacaatacaatacattattaaataatgGGTAACAATGGAtatgatccaaacagagtgtcAGAGAATGTCACCTTactataattagaaacaatttaacttaaaaatttcccttttacccttaatgaaatgatttacaatcacacaaatatctaaggattgttttagaccacaagtttcaaaagtcttcctttttttcttaaacaccatgccaagtcaaacggtgccacataaaatgggacggagggagtagaatCTTAAAATTCAATGCTTTATTATTGCTTTGCAAAACAGCAGTCAGGAATTCACAAGATCCCATTTAACACAATTTTCTGGCATGTTTTTCCAACAACTTCTCTGGTGACttcatttttccttattttcagaataaaacaaaaaactcAAGTTGGTTTTCCCAGCTAAGTTGGTTGTGTTAGTGCATTATGTTAGAGTTAGAATGTTGGAACTGTTAAGTTTTGTTAGATACATTTTTTGGATGAAGTGAAACTTCCATTGCtagcatcaagaagatgcaaaaaAGATCAAACAATGATATTGCAATTGAGCTCTCAAAAAAAGTAGGAAATTCCTTAAACAGGGGTGGCTATTCTAAAACCAGGGAAATAATATAAACTGCAACAAGTTATCAAGGGTATCTATAGGGGTTACATTGAACCAACTAAGTAAATACGAAAGGCATCTAGCCTAGATATTGTCTTCAATTGAGCAAATATAATGTGTATGGTGGAGAAGATTAGAATGGCCCCCTATGAAGGATGACACACCCTCAAATACAATGTGTATAGTGTTTGATTCTATAAGTAGGTTTGCCTTGTATTAATCAAATTATTCATAAACCCCTTTTCTTCTGTTATGTTCTCACCCgcatttaaaaatttaagagaCTCGTATTACATATATAAATGAAATTGATCCTTATATCTAAGAAATAAGATCTtccttcattatttttttttcaatgtgtTAGCAAATATGATAGTATATAACATAAAATACCTAAAAGACACAATTTAAGCTCTATCATTTAACAAGTACAATAAGGTAAAAGGATTAAATAACTGCTAATGGCAGTTCATAGTACCTTGCGAATTTGACTATTGGGTAAATCTTCATAAGCATCATTTTGCTGTCCATCAGATTTTAACCCAAGTGACTTTGTTAAAGTAGCTTGTTGGTTGACCTGAGGAGGAGATGGAGTTGCCTTCCCAACTGATGAATTGTTGCTTGATCCCTTTCCAGACTTCAATGCAGCAAGAACATCTCCCTTTAACAGGGTACCACGAGGACCAGATGCTGGAATTGATGATGCATCTAAACCATGTTCCGTAATTAACACCTTAGCAGCTGGACTGATTCTATTGAAACCTGTTGTCTGAGTTCTAACTTTAGCTGTGACATCATGATGGACCGGCTTTTCTTCCTTAACTACATTGTTGCCACTGATCGATGTCCTCACAGCTTCAATATCATTCTCATCCTCAACCTTGAAAAAAGAAGTATTAATTCCACAAAATGCTAAGGGTTATAATCCATAGCAGAGTAACTATACCagatcaaatattttttttttaaaaaaaaaaagaactaagaCAAGTCCCTACCCTAAATCTGAATATACTGATTTGCATCTTCATATGGTTAAGACAACAGAAAGTTCTAAACTTCTCTCAGAAGGTGAAAAAAGAGAGGAGCATTAGCAACTTACTGTGATTGCAATAGGCTGCCCAACAGCCACATCTTTTGAACCTTCAGGTGCCAGTATTTTGGCCAAGAATCTGCAAATCACAccagataaaaatatttttttgtggccAAAGAAAACGAACACATGAAATTGTAAAACCAACACTGAATCAGAGGGAAAGAGTTTCATAATCTACAAGAGCAAACAGGATACACATGGAATGGTATGTCTTCTACTTCAAAGACTCAGAGACATGATAAAACCATAATGAAAACAGCCTCACATACTCCCAGAAATAAACAGCAGCAGATGTAACTAAGAAGGCCTCCGCCATTATATAAAGTCAATATGAAGAGGCTAGGAAGGATGCTTCCTTCAATATTTGAGGCTGCTTTTCTATTATTCTAGAAAGTCCTAAGAAATTACCTCATAGAAGGTGcagtaaaaaaaagtaatagatATATATCTCTAACAGTAtcttattttcttgcaattAAACATCTTATTTAAAATGTGATGGGAAAGTTTACCCTTCTTCAAGACTTTCATGCTCAAGAGTTGCTTTGTCAGTTTCTATCTCACAGAGAACATCACCAACCTCTATCTgtgtcaaaagaaaaataagataacAGTTAGACATGCTATTTTAGTCATCACTGCCCAGTGTCTGGGGTATTTGTGAAAATTCACAAGTCTCTTATAATGCAACACCAACCTTGTCACCTTCCTTTTTCCTCCATTTAAAAATGTTACCTTGGTTCTATAGGTAAGAATTCAAACAAAGATATCATCAGCATTGACAGATAAAGGAAACAAGTATAGCATGGAAATTAAAGAGTCCATTATTAACTTTCCATACCATTGTTGGGGACAAAGCTGGCATATCAAGGATCATATGAGGAGGAAGTTCAGATGAGCTGATATTCGCAGGACTCCCTTCTGGAGCCCCGTCTCCCCTTGCTGCATCTGTCTGAGAAGATGCTTGATTTTTAACCTCTGATGCACCACCAACGGTAGCAGGGACTTTTTGTATGTCATCTGCTTCTTCCACCTACTCaattagagaaaaatatttacaataatAGATGCCCATGGCAGTCTACACAACCCGCTTAAGCTAAGCATGTAGGAAATGAGAAAGCTCTGAGACATCCAATATAGTGAAGCAGAAAAACATTGCAAGAATTTAATCTAAAGGTGACTCTGACAGGGAACATAGTTTAGTTCATACTAAGGTAGAGAAATCAGTTCATAATAGTGAAATAAGCTGCTGATTGAGGAACCAAAAGACAAGAACTTGCTAGTAGA
Coding sequences within:
- the LOC125845418 gene encoding dihydrolipoyllysine-residue acetyltransferase component 1 of pyruvate dehydrogenase complex, mitochondrial isoform X3; translation: MALSRLRHPLIFRAPSLLRARRLLAAGPSNSSTLRSLHHVPGVLNQVPDVDASSLSLVRPLNFRLLSGVHVIPSKLQSGVRHFSSAEAPLYAEVGMPALSPTMTHGNIAKWIKKEGDKIQAGDVLCLIETDKATLEFETLEEGFLAKILVPEGTKDVPVGQTIAITVEEADDIQKVPATVGGASEVKNQASSQTDAARGDGAPEGSPANISSSELPPHMILDMPALSPTMNQGNIFKWRKKEGDKIEVGDVLCEIETDKATLEHESLEEGFLAKILAPEGSKDVAVGQPIAITVEDENDIEAVRTSISGNNVVKEEKPVHHDVTAKVRTQTTGFNRISPAAKSGKGSSNNSSVGKATPSPPQVNQQATLTKSLGLKSDGQQNDAYEDLPNSQIRKVIAARLLESKQSTPHLYLSADVILDSLLSFRKELKEKYDVKVSVNDIVIKVVAATLRNVPEANAYWDDGKGEVVLCDSVDISVAVATEKGLMTPIIRNADQKSISSISAEIKELAGKARAGKLKPNEFQGGTFSISNLGMFPVDRFCAIINPPQAGIIAVGRGNQVVEPVVDADGIEKPAVVNKMSLTLSADHRVFDGKVGGAFVSALSSNFSDIKKLLL
- the LOC125845418 gene encoding dihydrolipoyllysine-residue acetyltransferase component 1 of pyruvate dehydrogenase complex, mitochondrial isoform X2, translated to MALSRLRHPLIFRAPSLLRARRLLAAGPSNSSTLRSLHHVPGVLNQVPDVDASSLRPLNFRLLSGVHVIPSKLQSGVRHFSSAEAPLYAEVGMPALSPTMTHGNIAKWIKKEGDKIQAGDVLCLIETDKATLEFETLEEGFLAKILVPEGTKDVPVGQTIAITVEEADDIQKVPATVGGASEVKNQASSQTDAARGDGAPEGSPANISSSELPPHMILDMPALSPTMNQGNIFKWRKKEGDKIEVGDVLCEIETDKATLEHESLEEGFLAKILAPEGSKDVAVGQPIAITVEDENDIEAVRTSISGNNVVKEEKPVHHDVTAKVRTQTTGFNRISPAAKVLITEHGLDASSIPASGPRGTLLKGDVLAALKSGKGSSNNSSVGKATPSPPQVNQQATLTKSLGLKSDGQQNDAYEDLPNSQIRKVIAARLLESKQSTPHLYLSADVILDSLLSFRKELKEKYDVKVSVNDIVIKVVAATLRNVPEANAYWDDGKGEVVLCDSVDISVAVATEKGLMTPIIRNADQKSISSISAEIKELAGKARAGKLKPNEFQGGTFSISNLGMFPVDRFCAIINPPQAGIIAVGRGNQVVEPVVDADGIEKPAVVNKMSLTLSADHRVFDGKVGGAFVSALSSNFSDIKKLLL
- the LOC125845418 gene encoding dihydrolipoyllysine-residue acetyltransferase component 1 of pyruvate dehydrogenase complex, mitochondrial isoform X1, with amino-acid sequence MALSRLRHPLIFRAPSLLRARRLLAAGPSNSSTLRSLHHVPGVLNQVPDVDASSLSLVRPLNFRLLSGVHVIPSKLQSGVRHFSSAEAPLYAEVGMPALSPTMTHGNIAKWIKKEGDKIQAGDVLCLIETDKATLEFETLEEGFLAKILVPEGTKDVPVGQTIAITVEEADDIQKVPATVGGASEVKNQASSQTDAARGDGAPEGSPANISSSELPPHMILDMPALSPTMNQGNIFKWRKKEGDKIEVGDVLCEIETDKATLEHESLEEGFLAKILAPEGSKDVAVGQPIAITVEDENDIEAVRTSISGNNVVKEEKPVHHDVTAKVRTQTTGFNRISPAAKVLITEHGLDASSIPASGPRGTLLKGDVLAALKSGKGSSNNSSVGKATPSPPQVNQQATLTKSLGLKSDGQQNDAYEDLPNSQIRKVIAARLLESKQSTPHLYLSADVILDSLLSFRKELKEKYDVKVSVNDIVIKVVAATLRNVPEANAYWDDGKGEVVLCDSVDISVAVATEKGLMTPIIRNADQKSISSISAEIKELAGKARAGKLKPNEFQGGTFSISNLGMFPVDRFCAIINPPQAGIIAVGRGNQVVEPVVDADGIEKPAVVNKMSLTLSADHRVFDGKVGGAFVSALSSNFSDIKKLLL